From a region of the Candidatus Cloacimonadota bacterium genome:
- a CDS encoding DUF5320 domain-containing protein: MPGYDGTGPFGDGRPGRGLGPCGRFEGVALRRGFGRGYGRGFGGGFGRGFGRGYGYRFRAGAYNAPYNYPEPVYDYSKEDLQAQKADLEKQLQWLNEQLAKEDKN; this comes from the coding sequence ATGCCTGGATACGATGGAACAGGACCCTTTGGCGACGGACGCCCCGGAAGAGGTTTGGGTCCCTGCGGAAGATTCGAGGGAGTAGCGCTCCGGCGCGGATTTGGCCGTGGTTACGGCCGGGGCTTCGGCGGCGGATTTGGCCGCGGTTTTGGCCGCGGTTACGGATACCGCTTTCGCGCGGGAGCCTATAATGCTCCTTACAATTACCCCGAGCCCGTCTATGACTACAGCAAGGAAGACCTACAAGCTCAAAAAGCCGATCTGGAGAAACAACTGCAGTGGCTGAACGAACAGCTGGCCAAAGAAGACAAGAACTAA